One Solanum pennellii chromosome 9, SPENNV200 DNA segment encodes these proteins:
- the LOC107029653 gene encoding josephin-like protein has protein sequence MDDEKVEIYHERQRLQFCLLHSLNNLFQEKDAFTRSDLNKIAEKLDVDDPNRRSWNPVSLVFRPHHNEITGNYDINVLIAALQQKAKTVVWHDKRNGASSIDLDDPLIGIVLNVPVTKFSGLWKSRHWVTLRCIQGVWYNLDSDFAAPYAFKDAQQLREFLDRIITAGAEVLLVMNDKQ, from the exons ATGGATGACGAGAAAGTAGAAATATATCACGAGAGGCAAAGATTACAGTTTTGCCTCTTACATTCTCTCAATAATCTCTTCCAG GAAAAAGATGCATTTACAAGATctgatttaaataaaattgcTGAGAAACTTGATGTGGATGACCCTAACAGGAGAAGCTGGAATCCTGTATCACTTGTTTTTAGACCTCATCATAACGAAATCACCGGTAACTATGATATCAACGTATTGATTGCAGCGCTCCAACAGAAAGCTAAAACTGTTGTTTGGCATGATAAGCGAAATGGGGCTTCTTCAATTGACCTTGATGATCCGCTCATTGGAATTGTTCTTAATGTTCCTGTTACAAAGTTTAGTGGCCTTTGGAAAAGCAGGCATTGGGTTACGTTAAGATGTATTCAGGGGGTTTGGTATAATCTAGACAGTGATTTTGCTGCTCCTTATGCTTTTAAAGATGCCCAACAACTTAGGGAGTTCTTGGATCGAATCATTACTGCTGGTGCGGAGGTTTTACTCGTCATGAATGATAAACAATGA